In a single window of the Elaeis guineensis isolate ETL-2024a chromosome 8, EG11, whole genome shotgun sequence genome:
- the LOC105049931 gene encoding BTB/POZ domain-containing protein At1g55760 — protein sequence MNESAYRVETTPRLAQWRIDTLSSCTYRKSDPFKMGLWNWYLTVERNKQLYVKLFPEVSTLTREQPPIASFIIKLISSSSPNRRTLVHPGVCDKQLKNNDDFVWAIDTLFTGRFIIDVEFLDLKIIPPLGGEPLSIWTGYHIEKHSIATALTSLGQMLSEGIHTDITINATDGSIGAHRAILATRSPVFRSMFSHNLKEKELSTVNISDMSFEACQAFLNYIYGNFQADEFLKHRIALLRAADKYDISDLKEACHESLTEDIDAKNALERLQTAYLYRLPKLKSSCMRYLVNFGKIYEIRDDFNVFLQSADRELIAEIFQEILAAWKGF from the exons ATGAACGAGTCGGCGTACCGGGTGGAGACCACGCCCCGCCTGGCTCAATGGAGGATCGACACCCTCTCCTCCTGCACCTACCGCAAATCCGATCCCTTCAAGATGGGCCTCTGGAACtg GTATCTGACGGTAGAGAGAAATAAGCAGCTATACGTGAAGCTATTCCCAGAAGTGTCGACCCTAACAAGGGAGCAGCCCCCAATCGCCTCCTTCATCATCAAActcatctcctcctcctctcctaaTCGCAGGACCCTCGTCCACCCAG GAGTATGTGACAAGCAGCTAAAGAACAACGACGACTTTGTATGGGCAATTGATACACTCTTTACTGGAAGATTCATTATTGATGTTGAGTTCCTCGATCTAAAGATTATACCCCCTTTG GGTGGAGAACCTTTATCCATCTGGACCGGATACCACATCGAGAAACACTCAATTGCTACTGCCCTCACATCCCTTGGCCAAATGTTATCAGAGGGCATCCACACAGACATCACGATCAATGCCACTGATGGCAGCATCGGTGCGCATCGTGCCATTCTTGCAACAAGATCCCCTGTCTTCCGCAGCATGTTCTCCCACAACCTCAAGGAGAAAGAGCTTTCTACTGTGAACATCTCTGACATGTCCTTTGAGGCATGCCAGGCCTTCCTCAACTACATCTATGGCAATTTTCAGGCTGATGAGTTCCTCAAGCACCGCATTGCTCTCCTTCGTGCTGCAGATAAGTATGACATTTCTGACCTCAAGGAGGCCTGTCATGAGAGCCTCACAGAAGACATCGATGCTAAGAATGCGCTCGAAAGACTCCAGACTGCCTACCTCTATCGTTTGCCAAAGCTGAAGAGTAGTTGCATGAGGTACTTAGTGAACTTCGGAAAGATTTATGAGATCCGTGATGATTTCAACGTGTTTCTCCAGAGTGCAGACAGAGAACTCATAGCTGAAATCTTTCAAGAGATTCTTGCTGCATGGAAAGGTTTCTGA